The Amylolactobacillus amylophilus DSM 20533 = JCM 1125 genome contains a region encoding:
- the topA gene encoding type I DNA topoisomerase, with protein MPKKNLVIVESPAKAKTIEKYLGRNYHVVASLGHIRDLPKSQMGIDFEHNYEPKYISIRGKGETIKNLKKEAAKVDNVYLAADPDREGEAIAWHVSHILGLPDGSKNRVVFNEITKDAVKNSFKTPRSIDMDLVDAQQARRVLDRIVGYSISPILWAKVKKGLSAGRVQSIALNLVITREKEIKAFNPEEYWTIDAEFAKGRTKFVSSFYGVNGKKKELKNNDEVKELLGQIDKNKPFDITAVVKKERRRQPAAPFTTSSLQQEANKRLNYKTRKTMMIAQQLYEGINLGKEGTVGLITYMRTDSKRISSVAKHDAAKFIHEEYGEQFAAHKPQTVKNQEGAQDAHEAIRPSSVFRTPESLKDILSRDQMRLYQLIWSRFVASQMTAAVYDTVRADIEQNGVTFRTNGSKIKFAGFTKVYDLSDAKTSKKDELPELLEGEQVKLSKTDPAQHFTQPPARYTEASLVKALEENGVGRPSTYAPTIDTIQKRYYVKLEGKSFVPTDLGEIVDALIEEFFPDIVNIDFTAQLENDLDSVEEGQKNWVTVVDEYYKPFEKELTKADSEIEKVQIKDEPAGFNCDICGAPMVIKLGRFGKFYACSRFPDCRNTKPIVKEIGVTCSKCHIGQVVEKKSKRNRLFYGCSRYPECDFVSWDRPIGRDCPKDGHFLVEKKVKGGRRVVCPNGDYEEEIQK; from the coding sequence ATGCCTAAGAAGAATCTCGTGATTGTAGAATCACCTGCTAAAGCCAAAACTATTGAAAAATATCTGGGGCGCAATTATCATGTTGTGGCTAGCCTCGGACATATTCGTGATTTGCCAAAGTCGCAGATGGGAATCGATTTCGAACATAATTATGAACCAAAGTACATATCCATTCGTGGTAAGGGCGAAACCATCAAGAATCTTAAAAAAGAGGCGGCAAAGGTTGATAACGTTTATCTCGCGGCCGATCCGGACCGTGAGGGTGAGGCCATCGCGTGGCATGTGTCGCATATTCTGGGATTACCCGATGGCTCAAAGAACCGCGTGGTTTTCAATGAAATAACAAAAGATGCCGTGAAAAATTCGTTTAAGACGCCACGTTCGATTGATATGGATCTAGTCGACGCACAGCAGGCTCGTCGTGTCTTAGACCGGATCGTTGGATACTCTATCTCACCTATTCTGTGGGCGAAAGTGAAGAAGGGTCTGAGTGCTGGTCGTGTTCAATCTATCGCACTCAATCTGGTTATCACGCGTGAAAAGGAAATAAAGGCGTTCAATCCTGAAGAGTACTGGACGATTGACGCAGAGTTTGCTAAAGGTAGAACCAAATTTGTCAGCTCCTTTTATGGTGTGAATGGCAAGAAAAAAGAGTTAAAAAACAACGATGAAGTAAAAGAGTTACTGGGTCAAATAGATAAGAATAAACCATTTGACATTACTGCGGTCGTCAAAAAGGAACGGCGGCGCCAGCCAGCTGCTCCCTTTACCACCAGCTCACTCCAACAAGAAGCTAATAAACGGTTGAACTACAAGACTAGAAAGACCATGATGATTGCGCAACAGCTTTACGAGGGAATTAACCTCGGTAAAGAGGGCACGGTCGGTTTGATTACGTACATGAGAACGGACTCTAAGCGGATCTCAAGCGTTGCTAAGCACGATGCTGCTAAGTTTATTCATGAGGAATACGGGGAACAGTTCGCAGCCCATAAGCCACAAACGGTAAAGAACCAAGAAGGAGCCCAAGATGCCCATGAGGCAATCCGGCCATCAAGTGTTTTTCGGACGCCAGAGAGCTTGAAAGACATCCTCTCGCGGGATCAAATGCGACTATACCAGCTGATTTGGTCTCGCTTCGTTGCCAGTCAGATGACCGCAGCGGTTTATGATACCGTACGGGCGGATATCGAGCAAAATGGTGTTACTTTTAGGACCAACGGCTCCAAGATTAAATTTGCGGGTTTCACGAAAGTATATGATCTGAGTGATGCGAAAACAAGTAAGAAGGACGAATTACCAGAGCTTTTGGAGGGTGAGCAGGTCAAACTTTCTAAGACCGATCCTGCACAGCACTTCACGCAGCCGCCAGCTCGTTACACAGAAGCAAGCTTAGTCAAAGCGCTTGAGGAGAATGGCGTCGGTCGGCCATCAACTTACGCACCGACGATAGATACGATTCAAAAACGATATTACGTGAAGCTCGAAGGGAAGTCGTTTGTGCCGACTGACTTGGGTGAAATTGTCGATGCGTTGATTGAAGAGTTCTTCCCAGATATTGTAAATATTGACTTCACAGCGCAACTTGAAAATGATCTAGACTCCGTCGAAGAAGGTCAGAAGAATTGGGTGACTGTGGTCGACGAGTACTACAAGCCATTTGAGAAAGAGCTGACTAAGGCAGACTCTGAAATCGAGAAAGTTCAGATAAAGGATGAACCAGCCGGCTTCAATTGTGATATCTGTGGTGCACCGATGGTCATTAAACTAGGCCGTTTCGGTAAGTTTTATGCTTGTTCACGTTTCCCAGATTGTCGTAACACCAAGCCGATAGTCAAGGAAATTGGCGTGACATGTTCGAAATGTCATATTGGCCAAGTGGTTGAGAAGAAATCTAAGCGTAACAGATTATTTTATGGTTGTTCTCGCTATCCAGAATGTGATTTCGTTTCATGGGACCGGCCAATTGGCCGAGACTGTCCTAAGGATGGCCATTTCTTGGTTGAGAAGAAGGTTAAGGGCGGTCGCCGGGTTGTGTGTCCGAACGGTGATTACGAAGAAGAGATTCAAAAATAA
- a CDS encoding YozE family protein: protein MRQSFYQYLMTLRNPDSHTMIAEFANNAFNDQYFPKQMQDYEELSNYLELNGSYLPNMDVFDEAYRMYLDKMN from the coding sequence ATGAGACAAAGTTTCTACCAGTACTTAATGACGCTCAGAAATCCTGACAGTCACACCATGATTGCAGAGTTTGCCAATAATGCGTTTAATGACCAATATTTTCCTAAACAGATGCAGGATTATGAAGAATTATCTAATTATTTGGAACTGAATGGTAGCTATTTACCTAACATGGATGTGTTCGATGAGGCATACAGGATGTACCTGGATAAAATGAATTAA
- a CDS encoding dihydrofolate reductase, with amino-acid sequence MKKIAFIWAENSLGYIGKDGVIPWNLPDDMQFFKEQTKGHPVVMGRRTFDSLHVKPLPERENIVLTRNPDWSYAGVTVVHSVAQLLHHLEQIPYAEDETIFVIGGAQIYEALVGEVDLLYITKVQNTIAGDTKMPQIDLTKFELIKELAGRVDERNIYPHHFYIYQRNDLARPGFK; translated from the coding sequence ATGAAAAAAATCGCGTTTATTTGGGCTGAAAATAGCCTTGGTTATATTGGTAAAGATGGGGTCATACCTTGGAACTTGCCAGACGACATGCAGTTCTTCAAGGAACAGACGAAAGGGCATCCCGTTGTGATGGGACGTAGAACCTTTGACTCTTTGCACGTCAAACCTCTACCAGAGAGGGAGAATATTGTTCTGACGAGAAACCCGGATTGGAGTTATGCGGGTGTCACTGTTGTTCACTCTGTTGCTCAATTGCTGCATCACCTTGAGCAGATACCTTATGCAGAGGATGAAACAATTTTCGTAATAGGTGGAGCACAAATTTATGAAGCATTGGTCGGTGAGGTCGATCTTTTGTATATCACAAAAGTCCAGAATACCATTGCTGGTGACACCAAAATGCCCCAGATTGATTTAACTAAATTTGAACTCATAAAAGAGTTAGCGGGTCGTGTTGATGAACGAAATATTTATCCCCACCATTTCTATATCTATCAGCGTAATGATTTAGCAAGGCCAGGATTCAAATAA
- the ylqF gene encoding ribosome biogenesis GTPase YlqF gives MANIQWYPGHMNKAKNQIIDILELVDVVIEVVDARIPLSSRNPLIEKLAQKKQHLIVLNKADLADPVETKRWVTYFSNLGHEFVIALDAKHNSQIEQLVTLIKQATAAKTKKIMAKGALSPTIRAVCVGIPNCGKSTILNRLVGKNVAVVGDRPGVTKNQNWLKAKGNIQVLDTPGILWPKFDDQEVGYKLAACGAIKDSIFHADDVAIYLLDFLKTNYTRQLREFTRVTDLDAQSTPELLLQLTKQFGYRDDYDRFALILLQRFRKLKLGRISLDWVAHND, from the coding sequence ATGGCAAATATTCAATGGTATCCAGGACACATGAACAAGGCCAAGAACCAAATTATTGATATTCTTGAACTGGTTGATGTCGTCATCGAGGTGGTTGATGCGCGTATTCCATTATCCTCACGTAACCCGTTAATTGAAAAGTTGGCCCAGAAAAAGCAGCATTTAATTGTCCTAAATAAAGCTGACTTGGCTGATCCAGTCGAGACGAAACGTTGGGTTACTTATTTCAGCAATTTAGGTCATGAATTTGTCATCGCACTGGATGCTAAGCATAACTCACAGATTGAGCAACTTGTGACGTTGATCAAGCAGGCTACTGCTGCTAAAACAAAGAAGATTATGGCAAAGGGTGCACTCAGTCCAACCATCAGGGCTGTTTGTGTCGGCATCCCGAACTGTGGTAAATCGACTATCTTGAACCGTTTAGTTGGGAAGAATGTCGCAGTCGTAGGCGATCGTCCCGGCGTGACCAAGAACCAGAATTGGCTGAAAGCAAAGGGCAACATTCAAGTACTCGACACGCCTGGAATTTTGTGGCCCAAGTTTGATGATCAGGAGGTAGGCTACAAGCTCGCCGCCTGTGGTGCGATTAAGGATAGTATCTTCCATGCGGATGACGTTGCAATTTATCTCTTGGATTTCTTAAAGACCAACTATACGCGCCAGTTACGAGAATTTACTAGAGTAACAGATTTAGACGCACAGAGTACGCCAGAATTGTTGTTGCAGTTAACCAAGCAGTTCGGTTATCGAGACGACTATGACCGTTTCGCATTAATACTGTTACAACGATTCAGAAAGCTGAAGCTCGGCCGAATATCATTAGATTGGGTGGCGCATAATGACTAG
- the trmFO gene encoding methylenetetrahydrofolate--tRNA-(uracil(54)-C(5))-methyltransferase (FADH(2)-oxidizing) TrmFO yields the protein MKPVINVIGGGLAGAEAAWQIAQHPDVTVKLYEMRPKKMTPAHQSQNFAELVCTNSMRSNELTNAVGLLKEEMRQFNSLIMAAADANRVPAGGALAVDRDHFSAFVTNKLLSMPNIEVIQDEVTELPRAGVTVVATGPLTSPALAEQIKQLNGQDSLHFFDAAAPIVSSDSIDMTKVYKKSRYDRGEAAYLNCPLTKGEFELFYNELVKAETAELHGFEDEGVFEGCMPIEVMAARGFKTMLFGPLKPVGLENPATGEEPFAVIQLRQDDAQATMYNIVGFQTHLKWPEQKRVFRLIPGLEQAEFIRYGVMHRNTYLNSPLLLKQNYESKMQSGLFFAGQMTGVEGYVESAGSGLVAGLNAYQAAMGLAPIIFPETTELGGMAHYITHANAKHFQPMNANFALVPTLSTRIRQKKERNLALSQKALADLANFQQEISRQEVIN from the coding sequence ATGAAACCAGTAATCAATGTGATTGGCGGAGGACTAGCCGGAGCCGAGGCAGCATGGCAAATTGCACAACACCCAGATGTGACAGTAAAGTTATATGAGATGCGCCCGAAGAAGATGACGCCCGCGCACCAATCGCAGAATTTTGCTGAGTTAGTTTGTACCAACTCAATGCGGTCAAATGAATTGACGAACGCTGTTGGACTTTTGAAAGAAGAGATGCGTCAGTTCAACTCGCTTATCATGGCGGCAGCAGATGCCAATCGCGTCCCAGCCGGTGGGGCGTTAGCCGTTGATCGTGATCACTTTTCGGCATTCGTAACCAATAAGCTATTGAGTATGCCAAACATCGAGGTTATCCAGGATGAGGTAACAGAACTGCCCCGCGCTGGTGTAACGGTTGTGGCAACGGGTCCGTTGACCAGTCCCGCGCTGGCTGAGCAAATCAAGCAGCTAAACGGGCAGGATAGCCTCCATTTCTTTGACGCGGCCGCACCGATTGTTTCCTCAGACTCCATCGATATGACGAAAGTCTACAAAAAGTCCCGCTACGATCGTGGCGAGGCAGCTTACTTGAATTGCCCGCTGACTAAGGGCGAGTTTGAGCTCTTTTATAATGAATTGGTCAAGGCGGAGACTGCTGAACTGCACGGATTTGAGGATGAAGGGGTCTTTGAGGGTTGCATGCCAATCGAGGTGATGGCAGCCCGTGGATTTAAGACAATGCTCTTTGGTCCGTTGAAACCTGTTGGACTGGAGAACCCAGCGACAGGTGAGGAACCGTTTGCGGTGATCCAGTTACGTCAGGATGATGCGCAGGCGACGATGTATAACATCGTTGGTTTCCAGACCCATCTGAAATGGCCCGAGCAAAAGCGGGTGTTTAGGTTAATTCCGGGACTGGAGCAGGCCGAATTTATTCGTTACGGTGTGATGCACAGAAATACCTACCTCAACTCACCACTTTTATTAAAGCAAAATTACGAATCGAAGATGCAATCCGGCTTATTTTTTGCTGGACAGATGACGGGAGTTGAGGGATACGTAGAAAGTGCTGGAAGCGGACTAGTGGCCGGGTTAAATGCCTATCAAGCAGCAATGGGGCTCGCACCCATCATCTTCCCGGAAACGACAGAGCTTGGTGGGATGGCCCACTACATCACCCACGCAAATGCAAAACATTTCCAACCGATGAATGCTAACTTCGCACTCGTGCCAACGTTATCTACGCGGATTCGCCAAAAGAAAGAACGCAATCTAGCGCTCTCTCAGAAAGCATTAGCTGATTTAGCAAATTTTCAACAAGAAATTTCTAGACAAGAGGTAATTAATTGA
- a CDS encoding S41 family peptidase gives MKKANENKKRVVFSRKNTFLIALASLLVGAFLTLAIVLTVLNEQAAEKPVGLAKVEQVYQQLQQRYYKKISATKLQQGAISGMLDALGDPYSISLNDSQTKQVNQTITGTNFGGVGVTVVSKNKQVVIDSIMPETPAAKSNLKAGDLILAVDKTTIKDGDISQASSLIRGKVGTKVTIKVQRDKESFNVTLTRAKITQSSLTTKMLDDQLAYIAISQFDTNTGKDLRKNLSAFEKQGVRKVIIDVRGNPGGVMDAALESAAQFVQNKKIIMQYQGKTGKPEIIKSSTKIRGRKRITTIKPIILIDGNSASAAEIFAAALKQSAGAKLVGQTSYGKGTVQEVNGTDPNFEYKYTVAKWLTPDGTWINHKGLKPDIAVAVPSYMKLTGFTSGETLKANTMGLDVSVLQQYLMALGYLNNHLTGVYDTATLTAVKKFQTANNLPVKGEVDATNQNKLYELIALKAQNDDQTLSTAVAEAKK, from the coding sequence ATGAAAAAAGCAAATGAGAACAAGAAGCGGGTTGTCTTTTCGCGAAAAAACACATTCTTAATCGCTCTTGCCAGCCTTCTGGTAGGAGCTTTTTTAACATTAGCAATTGTGCTGACAGTACTGAATGAACAGGCGGCAGAGAAGCCGGTCGGCTTGGCGAAAGTTGAGCAGGTTTATCAACAACTACAGCAACGCTACTACAAGAAAATTTCTGCCACAAAATTACAGCAAGGTGCTATTTCTGGTATGCTTGACGCTCTAGGAGATCCTTATTCGATTTCTTTGAATGACAGTCAGACAAAGCAGGTAAACCAAACAATCACCGGTACTAATTTTGGTGGCGTTGGCGTGACGGTGGTCTCTAAAAATAAACAGGTTGTAATCGACTCTATTATGCCAGAAACTCCTGCTGCAAAGAGCAATCTTAAAGCCGGTGACCTTATTTTGGCCGTTGATAAGACGACAATCAAGGATGGTGATATCAGTCAAGCCTCAAGTTTAATTCGTGGCAAGGTTGGTACCAAGGTAACGATTAAGGTGCAGCGTGACAAGGAATCGTTTAATGTGACGCTCACACGGGCGAAGATTACGCAAAGTAGCCTCACTACAAAGATGCTGGATGATCAACTAGCTTACATCGCCATCAGCCAGTTTGACACAAATACAGGTAAGGACTTGAGAAAGAACTTAAGCGCTTTTGAGAAGCAGGGTGTGCGGAAAGTAATTATCGATGTTCGGGGGAATCCTGGTGGTGTTATGGATGCGGCCTTAGAGAGCGCTGCACAGTTTGTGCAGAACAAGAAGATAATCATGCAATACCAGGGTAAGACTGGCAAACCGGAAATTATTAAGTCTAGTACAAAGATTCGGGGACGCAAGCGGATTACCACCATTAAACCAATTATTTTAATCGACGGTAATAGCGCGAGTGCGGCTGAGATTTTCGCCGCCGCACTAAAACAGTCGGCTGGGGCAAAGCTTGTCGGTCAGACATCATACGGTAAGGGAACCGTTCAGGAAGTTAACGGTACTGACCCGAACTTCGAGTATAAGTACACGGTAGCCAAGTGGCTCACACCTGACGGTACATGGATTAATCATAAGGGCTTGAAACCGGACATCGCAGTTGCGGTTCCTAGTTATATGAAGTTAACCGGCTTCACTAGTGGTGAAACGTTAAAAGCAAATACAATGGGTTTGGATGTTTCGGTATTGCAACAGTACCTCATGGCACTAGGATATCTGAATAATCATCTGACAGGTGTCTATGATACTGCTACTCTTACCGCTGTCAAAAAGTTTCAGACAGCTAATAATCTTCCAGTTAAGGGTGAGGTTGATGCAACCAATCAGAATAAGTTATATGAATTAATTGCACTCAAAGCACAAAACGATGACCAGACTCTCAGTACGGCGGTTGCTGAGGCGAAGAAATAA
- a CDS encoding DegV family protein, which produces MTKIKLVTDSSVQLTPAEIEQYQITIVPLTINIDGQNYVDEVDISRKEFVQKMELAKDLPSTSQPAIGKFVEVFQELIADGSQVLAIMMAESLSGTVNAARQAVQILETDAITVVDCEYTDRAQGQQLIAAAKDIAAGHSMDEVVAHVKQIQENTYLKLVVVNLDNIIKGGRLGKTTGRIATLLNIKAILKMQGGKLEIAQKGRGQKTVNKFKQEVIDTIKKYKNIVEIGLSHVDAEAEMNEFADQIHAVNPTVPILVRETSSVVATHAGRGAFAVIFYTE; this is translated from the coding sequence TTGACGAAAATTAAATTAGTAACCGACTCTTCAGTCCAACTAACACCAGCAGAGATTGAACAATACCAGATTACAATTGTACCATTGACCATTAACATTGACGGGCAGAACTACGTCGATGAGGTGGATATCTCACGAAAGGAATTCGTGCAGAAGATGGAACTAGCTAAGGACTTGCCATCAACGTCTCAACCGGCCATCGGCAAGTTCGTCGAGGTCTTTCAGGAATTAATTGCAGATGGTAGTCAGGTACTCGCGATTATGATGGCGGAATCACTCAGCGGGACGGTAAATGCCGCAAGGCAGGCGGTGCAGATTCTAGAAACAGATGCCATTACAGTGGTTGACTGCGAGTATACGGACCGTGCCCAAGGGCAGCAGCTCATCGCGGCAGCGAAGGATATCGCGGCAGGGCACTCAATGGATGAAGTTGTTGCCCATGTCAAGCAAATTCAGGAAAACACCTACCTTAAGTTGGTTGTGGTTAACCTCGACAACATCATCAAGGGCGGACGACTTGGTAAGACAACCGGTCGTATTGCTACGCTACTGAATATCAAAGCAATCCTAAAGATGCAGGGCGGTAAGCTTGAGATTGCACAGAAGGGTCGTGGGCAAAAGACGGTGAATAAATTCAAGCAAGAAGTCATTGATACGATTAAGAAATACAAGAACATCGTTGAGATTGGCTTGTCGCACGTCGACGCTGAAGCTGAAATGAACGAGTTTGCTGACCAAATTCATGCGGTTAATCCCACTGTGCCTATTTTGGTACGTGAGACTAGTTCGGTTGTGGCAACTCATGCTGGTCGCGGCGCATTTGCAGTGATTTTTTATACAGAATAG
- a CDS encoding ribonuclease HII: protein MTRQDRPLTETKQPSLLALKDILFTNSLPPSAEFLAALAKDTRSGAQKLRQRYEKGLLQEAKRSAAFEARFALEREYWTTHKYIAGVDEVGRGPLAGPVVSAAVILPKDFSVLDVNDSKQLTKHKRDELFLKIIEQAVAVGIGIESAQVIDQVNIYEATRLAMAAAVSQLDIQPTLLLVDAMQVPVEIEQVRLVKGDAKSNSIAAASIVAKVLRDRLMDSYDAVFPGYGFSSNAGYGTNEHLLGLERLGACFIHRRSFAPVSQYLVAQDKN, encoded by the coding sequence ATGACTAGGCAGGATCGACCACTAACAGAAACTAAACAGCCGAGTCTTTTGGCACTAAAAGATATTCTATTTACTAATTCGCTCCCACCTAGCGCAGAGTTTTTAGCAGCGCTCGCAAAAGACACGCGCAGTGGGGCACAGAAATTACGTCAAAGATACGAGAAAGGACTTTTACAGGAAGCAAAAAGAAGTGCAGCCTTCGAGGCAAGATTTGCTCTTGAACGTGAATATTGGACCACACACAAGTATATTGCAGGTGTTGACGAAGTAGGACGTGGCCCGTTAGCGGGTCCTGTTGTGTCAGCCGCAGTGATCTTGCCAAAAGACTTCAGTGTGTTAGATGTTAACGACTCGAAGCAGCTCACTAAACATAAGCGTGACGAATTATTTCTGAAAATTATTGAACAGGCAGTCGCAGTAGGCATTGGCATAGAGAGCGCGCAAGTAATTGACCAAGTGAATATTTATGAAGCAACCAGACTGGCGATGGCGGCGGCTGTCTCACAGCTAGATATTCAACCGACATTACTGCTAGTAGATGCGATGCAGGTACCCGTGGAGATTGAACAGGTACGGCTGGTTAAAGGTGATGCCAAAAGCAACTCGATTGCGGCGGCAAGCATCGTGGCCAAGGTGCTGCGTGACCGTTTGATGGACTCTTACGATGCTGTTTTCCCTGGCTACGGTTTCTCTAGTAATGCAGGCTATGGCACAAATGAGCATCTTTTGGGGCTAGAGCGCTTGGGTGCTTGTTTCATTCACCGCCGGTCTTTTGCGCCTGTCTCACAGTATCTTGTTGCTCAGGATAAAAATTAA
- the arsC gene encoding arsenate reductase (thioredoxin): MPQVYFLCTGNSCRSQMAEGFAKKILGSDWRVASAGVEVHGLNPRAVEVMAESGVDISKNVSTLIDGDYLMSSDLVVTLCGDARDRCPATPANIVKEHWPVADPAQATGTESEIMAAFRSARDEIEQRLLDLQERVAKKH, from the coding sequence ATGCCACAAGTATATTTTTTATGTACGGGAAATTCGTGTCGAAGCCAAATGGCGGAGGGTTTTGCCAAGAAGATTCTGGGATCGGATTGGCGTGTTGCAAGTGCGGGGGTTGAAGTACACGGTCTGAATCCACGTGCGGTCGAAGTGATGGCCGAAAGTGGTGTAGACATCTCCAAAAATGTTTCAACTCTGATTGATGGCGACTATCTCATGAGCAGTGATTTAGTGGTTACGCTTTGTGGTGACGCGCGTGATCGTTGTCCAGCGACACCGGCTAATATTGTGAAAGAACATTGGCCAGTGGCAGACCCAGCCCAAGCAACAGGAACGGAGTCGGAGATAATGGCGGCTTTTCGTAGCGCCAGGGACGAAATAGAGCAGCGACTATTAGATTTACAAGAACGTGTTGCGAAGAAACACTAA
- the trhA gene encoding PAQR family membrane homeostasis protein TrhA translates to MRISELFKVPEPRSKAYNIVNETFGAVTHGIGFFLSVAGLVMLIIKTIPEHDTLKLVSFIIYGSSLILLYLFSTLYHSLVFTRARHVFQIFDHSSIFILIAGSYTPYTLVGVGGRFGWIMFVLIWVLAVLGILYKIFLVGKYGKFETILYIIMGWLVILASKPLVATLGPTGFMLLVSGGVAYTFGALLYSMRNVPFIHVIWHIFVMLGSILMYFSILFYL, encoded by the coding sequence ATGCGAATTAGCGAACTTTTTAAAGTGCCAGAGCCCAGATCAAAGGCCTACAACATTGTGAATGAAACATTTGGGGCGGTGACTCATGGTATCGGCTTCTTCCTCTCGGTAGCGGGACTAGTAATGCTAATTATCAAAACGATCCCGGAGCATGATACACTCAAGCTGGTCTCGTTCATTATCTACGGTAGTTCCCTAATTCTGCTGTACCTCTTTTCGACTCTTTACCATAGCTTAGTCTTTACACGAGCACGTCATGTATTTCAGATATTTGATCACAGCTCAATCTTTATCCTAATCGCTGGTTCATACACACCGTACACGTTGGTCGGTGTTGGCGGGCGGTTTGGCTGGATCATGTTTGTGCTAATTTGGGTGCTTGCAGTGCTCGGAATTCTCTACAAAATTTTCCTAGTCGGGAAGTACGGCAAATTCGAGACTATTCTCTATATCATTATGGGGTGGCTAGTCATACTAGCCTCAAAGCCCCTTGTGGCGACACTTGGACCGACGGGTTTCATGTTGCTCGTCAGTGGTGGCGTTGCATATACATTCGGGGCATTACTCTACAGTATGAGAAACGTACCATTTATCCATGTAATTTGGCACATTTTCGTCATGTTGGGTTCAATCTTAATGTACTTTTCAATTCTCTTCTATCTATAA
- the dprA gene encoding DNA-processing protein DprA, translating to MNKTEFLLLTKMSQKYKYREMLELTSKLSEVDDVNLTTLKAVVPDLELLYQLQQIIFDLELRRNVQRIKKICGVISFFDAAYPEKLREIYRPPLLLFYQGDIRLLNGHGVAIVGARKNSAYSRQILQELVPALVAKQKIIISGLAEGVDCLAHEYALAAGGATIGIIGSGVNHFYPERNHALQKQVAKKGLLLSEYLPDTPPARFRFPERNRLIAGVAEDVVVTEARQRSGSLITANVALQENRNVFAIPGPITSPLSAGTNELIAAGATPIIDFSLDNFS from the coding sequence ATGAACAAAACAGAATTCTTACTATTAACGAAGATGAGTCAAAAATACAAGTACCGTGAAATGCTCGAACTAACCAGCAAACTGTCAGAGGTAGACGATGTCAATCTGACGACACTTAAAGCGGTTGTGCCGGATCTGGAACTACTGTATCAGCTTCAGCAAATTATATTTGACTTAGAACTGCGCAGGAATGTTCAGCGGATTAAGAAGATTTGCGGTGTAATATCATTTTTCGATGCTGCCTACCCGGAGAAACTCCGGGAAATCTACCGCCCACCGCTATTGTTGTTTTATCAGGGCGATATTCGGTTACTAAATGGACATGGTGTAGCGATTGTGGGCGCCAGAAAGAATTCTGCCTATAGCCGTCAAATTCTACAGGAGTTAGTGCCTGCGCTGGTGGCGAAACAGAAAATAATTATTTCGGGTCTTGCAGAGGGTGTTGACTGCCTGGCCCATGAGTACGCGTTGGCTGCTGGTGGGGCAACGATTGGTATTATTGGCAGTGGGGTGAATCACTTCTATCCTGAACGGAATCACGCATTGCAAAAGCAGGTGGCGAAAAAAGGATTATTGTTGAGCGAGTACCTGCCAGACACGCCACCCGCCCGTTTTAGATTTCCCGAGCGCAACAGATTAATCGCTGGGGTTGCTGAGGACGTAGTTGTGACCGAGGCAAGACAAAGAAGTGGCTCCCTAATCACTGCCAATGTTGCGCTACAAGAAAATCGCAATGTTTTCGCTATTCCAGGCCCAATCACGAGCCCGCTTTCAGCGGGAACAAATGAACTAATTGCCGCGGGTGCGACACCAATCATTGATTTTTCATTAGACAATTTCTCCTAA